Part of the Natrialbaceae archaeon AArc-T1-2 genome, GACGACCAGGATTCCGCCGACGAACGCGCCGTCGACGCGACAGACGTAGGGCCGAAGACGACCGTCGGGAAGGGCTTCGTACAGCGACCGGGCGAACGACGTCGACAGCTGGAAGGCCCGGTCCTGGCTCTCGTAGCGAGCCCGGACCTGTTCGACGATCCGGTTGACGTCGTCGCCGTCTCCCTCCTCGACGACGTAGGCGTCGTCGTCGGCGTTGCGGACGTTGTTCCGGGCGTCGCTGCTGAACCGCTCGAGTAACTCCTCGGCAGAGCCCTCGAGATCGACGACGTAGGTGTGACCCGGCGAGACGTCGTACTCGTTCCAAGTGAACGGTCGCACGTCCTCAAGCTCGGCGACCTCGAACTTGGCATACAGCGGCGACAGCTCCCGGTCGACCCACTCGAGACAGCCCGCGAGAAACCGTCGGATGCGACGGTCGGCTTTACGCTGTTTGAGCTTGTCGACGTTGAGCATGGTTGGCCCGAGCGGGATCGACCACGAGTACGGTGCGGGCGAGAACGCGGCGGTGAGCGGTCCCTTTCGGTAGGCGAAGATCGGAAAGAGACCGATCGGCTCCTGGCCCTTGAATCCGGCGAGCAGGTGGAGCGTGGTGTCGGTGTCCTCGGCCTGCAACGCGAGCGCTTCGGTCCGGTAGAACGGATTCGTCCGCTTCCCTCGATCGACGTATCGGTTCCACTCTTCGCGGTCTGTCGCGGCGTCGAGTTCGGTGACCTCGATGCTCATAGATACCCCAGGTCCGAGAGCCGATCCTCGACGACGGCGTCGTCGGTCGCGGTGACCGGGTCAGGGTCGTAGGCCGGGTACTGGCGCGTCTCGGCCGGGTCGGCGATCGGAAGCGTCTCGCCGTCCATCGCGGCGTCGACGGGGACGTCGAGTAGCGAACAGATCGTCGGCGCGACGTCGAAAATCGTCGCTCCCGCCAGCGAGGCGTCCTCGTCAATGGCCGACCCGGCGGCGGCGACGATACCCGTCCGCTTGTGGTTCCAGGGCTCGACGGGGTCGGCGAAGCGCTCGCCGGAAAGCGCCGCGACGACCGCGTTGTCGAACGCCGCCGGAACGGTGACGATGTCGGGTGCCCGCTCGAGCTGTGGTCCCTCGAAGTACCGCTCGCGGGGGGCGACGTCCTCGAACACCGGTTCGCCGTCGGGCGTCTCGACCGCCGAGAGCTGTTCGACAAGTTCGGCTCGAACGGCGTCGTACGCCGATTCGGGCACCACGCCCTGTGGTTCTCGCCCCTGGAGGTTGATGCGGACGCCGAGTTCGCTCTTCGAGCGGACGTACGCCCGCGAGTGTGGGAAGTCGACCTGTTCGCTCGCTGCACGGATCATATCGTTTGGTACGCGGCGGCCGATCGGCTCTTTCAGCCCGACGCGATCGAGCGCGTTCGCGACCCGCTGGGTCGTGACTCCGGCCGTCGCCGCGAGCTCCATCGCCCGCTCGAGGGGCGTGCTCTCGTGTTCGCCGGCGTCGTCGCCCTCGAGCAGGTCGTTCTCCCAGGCTCGAGACCAGGTGGGCATCCCTTCCCCACCGCTTTTGGTCGCGACGTAGCCCCGATCGCGGAGGAACTCGTTGACCCGGAACTCGTGGCCGGAGACTTCGCCCATCCCGTGATCGCTGACGACGAGGACGTTCTCGGGGTCGAACGTCTCGATCGTCGTCGCGAGTTCGCGCTCGACCGCGCGGTAGACCGCCGAGACCGCCTCCCAGTCGCCCGGACGCTCGTGGAAGACGGAGTCGGTCTGCTGGAACTGGAGAAAACCGAACTCGGGTGTGAACCGCTCGAGCAGGTACCGAAACGCCTTCCCCCGGAGTTCGATCGTCCGGTCGTAGCCCTCGATCGAGCGGTCGGGTTCGGGTCCGCTCTGGGGGTAGACCCGGTAGTCGCCACAGGTCTCGACGACGTCCTCGAGGATCCCCTCGGGGTGACAGTCCGGCCGTTCGGGAGCGGTCATTCCTGGGACCAACGCCCCGTCGAACTCCCTGGGCGGGTGGGTCACGGGGACGTTGACGACGACACTCGAGATGCCGTGGTCGCTTAGCAGTTCCCAGACGGCTCGTTCGCGGACGTGCGTCGCGTTTACCACGTCCCAGTCGTAGCCGTCGAACGAGAGAAAGTCGTAGACACCGTGTTTGCCCGGGTTCTTTCCCGTGTACAGCGATGGCCAGGCACTCGCCGTCCACGGCGGGATCTGTGACTCGAGCGGCCCGCTTGCCCCGATC contains:
- a CDS encoding lipid II:glycine glycyltransferase FemX gives rise to the protein MSIEVTELDAATDREEWNRYVDRGKRTNPFYRTEALALQAEDTDTTLHLLAGFKGQEPIGLFPIFAYRKGPLTAAFSPAPYSWSIPLGPTMLNVDKLKQRKADRRIRRFLAGCLEWVDRELSPLYAKFEVAELEDVRPFTWNEYDVSPGHTYVVDLEGSAEELLERFSSDARNNVRNADDDAYVVEEGDGDDVNRIVEQVRARYESQDRAFQLSTSFARSLYEALPDGRLRPYVCRVDGAFVGGILVVESDTTRYRWQGGVKPDTDVSLPVNDLLDWTVMRDGLEAGLERYDLVGAGVPSINRYKAKFNPRLETHYTITTAAFGLDVLIDQYRKVQ
- a CDS encoding alkaline phosphatase family protein, yielding MNGSEDLELLVVGLDAGCQPVLERLFEAGDAPTLRRLFEIGASGPLESQIPPWTASAWPSLYTGKNPGKHGVYDFLSFDGYDWDVVNATHVRERAVWELLSDHGISSVVVNVPVTHPPREFDGALVPGMTAPERPDCHPEGILEDVVETCGDYRVYPQSGPEPDRSIEGYDRTIELRGKAFRYLLERFTPEFGFLQFQQTDSVFHERPGDWEAVSAVYRAVERELATTIETFDPENVLVVSDHGMGEVSGHEFRVNEFLRDRGYVATKSGGEGMPTWSRAWENDLLEGDDAGEHESTPLERAMELAATAGVTTQRVANALDRVGLKEPIGRRVPNDMIRAASEQVDFPHSRAYVRSKSELGVRINLQGREPQGVVPESAYDAVRAELVEQLSAVETPDGEPVFEDVAPRERYFEGPQLERAPDIVTVPAAFDNAVVAALSGERFADPVEPWNHKRTGIVAAAGSAIDEDASLAGATIFDVAPTICSLLDVPVDAAMDGETLPIADPAETRQYPAYDPDPVTATDDAVVEDRLSDLGYL